In Blautia wexlerae DSM 19850, a single window of DNA contains:
- a CDS encoding RidA family protein has protein sequence MKTLETKKAPAAIGPYSQAKMTGNFLFASGQIPVDPATGEVAGDKIETQAEQSCKNVGAILEEAGLTFDNVIKTTCFLADMADFAAFNAVYEKYFTSKPARSCVAVKQLPKNVLCEVEAIAVAE, from the coding sequence ATGAAAACACTTGAAACAAAAAAAGCACCAGCAGCAATCGGACCATATTCTCAGGCAAAAATGACAGGAAACTTCTTATTTGCATCCGGTCAGATTCCGGTAGACCCGGCTACAGGTGAAGTTGCAGGCGATAAAATCGAAACACAGGCAGAGCAGTCCTGCAAGAACGTAGGAGCAATTCTTGAAGAAGCCGGACTTACATTTGACAATGTTATCAAGACTACATGCTTCCTTGCTGATATGGCAGATTTCGCTGCATTCAACGCTGTGTATGAGAAATACTTCACAAGCAAACCGGCCCGCTCCTGCGTTGCTGTAAAACAGCTTCCGAAGAACGTACTCTGCGAAGTGGAAGCTATCGCTGTAGCTGAGTAA
- a CDS encoding DNA/RNA helicase domain-containing protein yields the protein MRSISIYALTRNQNKDSLSKLERQLSGREYFLKIREWELQSMKALVRQLESHMTKVCSLRFFYSYQIPKLGKEFDLLQIKDDQIINIELKSGAVSEEAIRKQLMQNRYYLSVLGRSIQSYTYISSQNRLVRLTNHDHIAEADWIELCRSLQKESSDYQGNIDNLFQAELYLISPITEPARFLKKEYFLTSQQRDIQRQILKKLRISRFGYFCFTGLPGTGKTLLLYDIAMKLSRRQQICMIHCGNAGKEWKILHKRLQRIAFLSDNQLTENTELKHYSAVLVDEAHLLSSEKLQILLTQSEGEFPVIFSSDSEDAICPEELGVNTLKLIENLPEIQMFHLTNRIRTNAELSSFIQNMLHLTDRKTSKPYPHVSVVYANNEEETAALLEDYIHQGYEYEITAVRDIKRLVIILDERYYYDQNRYLRSKHFKEGRSDVRNLFHRLNQAKEELSIIVRENTYVYETLLTLLQPDTVR from the coding sequence ATGAGATCAATATCCATATATGCACTTACGAGAAATCAGAATAAAGATTCTCTGTCAAAACTGGAACGTCAGTTATCCGGTCGGGAATATTTCCTCAAAATACGGGAATGGGAACTTCAGAGTATGAAAGCACTGGTACGCCAGTTAGAATCGCATATGACTAAAGTCTGTTCCCTGCGCTTTTTCTATTCCTACCAGATTCCAAAACTCGGGAAAGAATTTGATCTTCTCCAGATTAAAGACGACCAGATTATAAATATTGAACTGAAAAGCGGGGCTGTATCTGAGGAGGCAATTCGTAAACAGCTTATGCAGAACCGTTATTACCTTTCCGTTCTCGGACGCTCCATACAGTCTTATACGTATATCAGCAGTCAGAATCGCCTTGTCAGGCTTACCAATCATGATCATATTGCAGAAGCCGACTGGATAGAGCTGTGCAGATCACTGCAAAAGGAGAGCAGTGATTATCAAGGGAATATTGACAATCTGTTTCAGGCCGAACTATATCTGATTTCCCCCATCACAGAACCGGCCCGTTTCCTGAAAAAAGAATACTTCCTGACTTCCCAGCAGCGGGATATCCAGCGCCAGATCTTAAAGAAACTCCGTATCAGCCGGTTCGGATATTTCTGTTTTACCGGACTTCCCGGAACAGGAAAAACATTGCTTCTCTATGATATCGCCATGAAACTGTCCAGGCGTCAGCAGATATGCATGATTCACTGCGGTAATGCCGGAAAAGAATGGAAAATACTGCATAAACGTTTACAGCGTATTGCTTTTCTTTCGGACAATCAGCTGACCGAAAATACAGAGCTGAAACATTACAGTGCAGTTCTGGTAGACGAAGCACATTTGCTTTCTTCAGAAAAACTGCAGATTCTGTTAACGCAATCGGAGGGGGAGTTTCCTGTAATATTTTCCAGCGATTCCGAAGATGCCATATGTCCTGAAGAATTAGGGGTAAATACATTAAAACTCATAGAAAATCTGCCGGAAATCCAGATGTTTCACTTAACCAACCGCATCCGTACCAATGCGGAACTTTCCTCATTTATCCAGAATATGCTACACCTTACAGACAGAAAAACCTCAAAACCCTATCCGCATGTTTCTGTTGTATATGCAAATAATGAAGAGGAGACTGCTGCCTTACTGGAAGATTATATACATCAGGGTTATGAATATGAGATTACTGCCGTGAGAGACATAAAACGTCTTGTTATCATATTGGACGAACGATATTACTATGATCAGAACAGATATCTGCGTTCAAAACATTTCAAAGAAGGCAGGTCTGATGTCCGTAATTTATTTCACCGACTGAATCAGGCCAAAGAGGAACTTTCTATAATTGTCAGAGAAAATACATATGTATACGAAACATTACTCACGCTTTTACAGCCTGATACTGTCAGATAA
- a CDS encoding ATP-binding protein: protein MNNLTAGTGDPYWYEWSVGLLYMVKMINSDSGIKNVVLQSEDSQSLDDVVVTYEDGMIEYIQVKHTRKDDSITYSDMIEGGSKKSYLYKYSSEWKIMERKNQGKNKVVFFTNRKMGKRKHTLEDEWERPPLTLFWKTIKDQVKSLGESSDKEADISKVVVKKEWKTAWDTWKDCMSDLDAKEQLLFLQNFELVSDQEDLNGIIFSIADELQKKFKTTHEKAVNLHQKLCYQLMWWATSNGNKKEIDKEDVMEALSLCGDSIKGEHFFPICEPFFQSRIKFVTDLENRILKGKSRVTFLTGDPGCGKTNIVSFLACKPESIVTLRFHAFKPIVPGDLYVSGDLGISTPIDFWGNLLIMLRKLFKGRLYEYSVPISIELIDSVDTIRNEVLRLASAWADITGRPTVIAVDGIDHAARSGNTNTFLRTLPVPETIPENIRFILAGQPTHQFSEYPDFLSDPDRIEEVHVPNIDRGDLELLYERSSSLMKYTEYEKVLVINYITKIAKGSTLSGVFAMQEATKYSNFIDFEKNSNVKRLNSGIQSYYEYIWKTATQQVGEIRYTIDMYLAATFSVINRRISAQTMADIYGNEIPVWQWEDILQNLFPIVTYDTLGYSVFHNDVRLFLSSHYKKAKQLLPTISGKIANYLINKDFDEKVKHEVIFKLLKESGQEEKYIDVFTCEYVMKAYFLKRDLGEIRQQMLDTLAILPRIEDKRKIVKFSCAVTSMQQHGESLRWLEREYQSDVELPFALNSEKKFIAETLFSIEDLYEIFNDIEILVLKNEFIRAKQIFVRCMDKKIPGKVFKDMAQNNEENTINELLEIWGTYARKFRIAPVEECYEDKSEKNAAAYFYRGWLKEAVNYLGKNQLKYTLENISYYFKPDIEDFLQQVIKRGKTEEMEFILDEQIRNFLSERNRVSVCVWAVRNCRIDLCEEWLSEIDDKQFEYISKKWYHQKYTEIGKKKERFKIITDIMYILTYVSKDSFIALKNKALEKSEFKNDRSDSIVAENLLVSVNQIAYMEQCILFECMQKIKVEDFEALLDIILDDRYYNGCFSIDTTSYRKKVLESIIRIIDNLPHVFQESLEKSLCIKAETYSEIALLEVYWRYLVAKGKGAYIELFFDAWMNSDGKIWKEELSERDYISNVLLKIAKEMGWEERIKKATALINARSIGYVGRKDYSLFNPLQWFERTSKEKKEIWKEQGSLLMNISEYASRIGDNRAFVQIDNAVSTAAANMSLDSFFQFSQMIKFIKDNWIEVVFDGIISALENCFFSEEELVQIWEKTVNYFPIDEQANFYDVHNTKHKIYCADVHKALSLCIYRLGYSELEKRMEQIAPCEYTQKRLGRSEHNHIIPKRWYESGYYDNVKSFLESVIEMDCDEMFEYIEEKFEQSDFSWDYIEYFIQTAQRVDSYSIIRHKKQIMNMLKKRKSEQLDYDGVNRLYNVLFPYLTEDEVEKILQDILTVYYHRIEKGWSSADYGLMTDLENFTFALFSRYDTEDNIWGLQEILKMHCMWLNGTDTLEIENIYKVGAEEHINGWSDFWNKLEINENPLNF, encoded by the coding sequence ATGAATAATTTAACAGCTGGAACAGGAGATCCATATTGGTATGAATGGTCAGTTGGATTATTATACATGGTAAAGATGATAAATTCTGATAGCGGAATTAAAAATGTAGTTTTGCAATCGGAGGACAGTCAAAGCTTAGATGATGTTGTAGTAACTTATGAAGATGGAATGATTGAATATATTCAAGTAAAGCATACTAGGAAAGACGATAGCATTACATATTCAGATATGATTGAAGGAGGATCTAAGAAATCATATTTGTATAAGTACTCTTCCGAATGGAAAATTATGGAAAGGAAGAATCAAGGAAAAAACAAGGTAGTATTTTTTACAAATCGAAAGATGGGAAAGCGAAAACATACGTTGGAAGATGAATGGGAAAGACCGCCTTTGACACTGTTTTGGAAAACAATTAAAGATCAAGTAAAATCTTTAGGAGAGTCATCTGATAAGGAAGCAGATATTAGTAAGGTTGTTGTGAAAAAAGAATGGAAGACTGCATGGGATACTTGGAAAGATTGCATGAGTGATTTAGATGCAAAAGAACAATTGCTTTTTTTGCAAAACTTTGAATTGGTATCTGATCAAGAAGATTTAAACGGAATTATTTTTTCTATTGCAGATGAATTACAGAAAAAATTTAAAACAACACATGAAAAGGCAGTAAATTTACATCAAAAATTATGTTACCAATTGATGTGGTGGGCAACATCAAATGGAAATAAAAAAGAAATAGATAAAGAAGATGTAATGGAAGCACTTTCATTATGCGGTGACAGCATAAAAGGAGAGCATTTTTTTCCTATTTGTGAGCCCTTTTTTCAATCGCGGATTAAATTTGTAACAGATTTAGAAAATAGAATTTTAAAAGGAAAATCAAGAGTAACATTTTTAACTGGTGATCCAGGATGTGGAAAAACTAACATAGTTAGTTTTTTGGCGTGTAAGCCAGAGAGTATTGTTACCTTACGATTTCATGCATTTAAGCCGATTGTTCCAGGAGATTTATATGTTTCCGGGGATCTTGGAATTAGCACTCCAATAGATTTCTGGGGGAATTTGTTGATTATGCTCAGAAAATTGTTTAAAGGAAGACTTTATGAGTATAGTGTACCAATATCAATAGAATTGATAGACTCCGTAGATACAATAAGAAACGAAGTATTACGGTTGGCGTCTGCCTGGGCGGATATCACAGGGAGACCAACAGTTATTGCCGTTGATGGAATTGATCATGCAGCTCGTAGTGGAAATACAAATACCTTTTTAAGAACATTGCCAGTACCGGAAACTATTCCTGAAAATATTCGATTTATACTTGCAGGACAGCCAACACATCAGTTTTCTGAATATCCTGATTTTTTATCAGATCCAGATAGGATAGAAGAGGTACATGTTCCGAATATTGATAGGGGTGATTTGGAACTATTATATGAAAGAAGCAGTTCTTTAATGAAATATACTGAATATGAAAAAGTATTGGTTATAAATTATATTACGAAAATTGCAAAGGGGAGTACACTTTCTGGAGTGTTTGCAATGCAAGAAGCTACTAAATATAGCAATTTTATCGATTTTGAGAAGAATAGTAATGTCAAAAGATTAAATTCTGGTATCCAGTCATATTATGAATATATTTGGAAGACTGCTACTCAACAGGTAGGAGAAATTAGGTATACTATAGATATGTATTTGGCTGCAACTTTTTCTGTTATTAATAGAAGAATTTCGGCTCAAACAATGGCAGATATTTATGGAAACGAAATACCAGTGTGGCAATGGGAAGATATTCTGCAAAATTTATTTCCAATCGTTACATATGATACTTTAGGATATAGTGTATTTCATAATGATGTTAGATTGTTTTTATCTTCTCATTATAAAAAAGCTAAACAATTGCTTCCAACTATAAGTGGGAAAATTGCAAACTATTTAATAAACAAGGACTTCGATGAAAAGGTTAAACATGAAGTGATATTCAAATTGTTAAAGGAGTCGGGACAAGAAGAAAAATATATAGATGTTTTTACTTGCGAGTATGTAATGAAAGCCTATTTCTTAAAAAGAGATTTAGGGGAGATTCGGCAACAGATGCTTGATACATTGGCAATATTACCTAGAATTGAAGACAAAAGAAAAATTGTGAAATTTAGTTGTGCCGTTACTAGTATGCAACAACATGGAGAGTCATTGCGTTGGTTGGAAAGAGAATATCAAAGTGATGTCGAATTGCCTTTTGCATTGAACAGTGAGAAAAAGTTTATTGCAGAAACTCTTTTTTCGATAGAAGATTTATATGAAATATTTAATGATATAGAAATTCTAGTTTTAAAGAATGAATTTATCAGAGCTAAACAAATTTTTGTACGCTGTATGGATAAAAAAATACCTGGTAAGGTGTTTAAAGACATGGCACAAAATAATGAAGAAAATACAATAAACGAGTTGTTGGAAATTTGGGGAACATATGCTAGAAAATTTAGAATAGCGCCAGTGGAAGAATGTTATGAAGATAAATCAGAAAAAAATGCAGCAGCTTATTTTTATAGAGGTTGGCTTAAAGAGGCAGTTAATTATTTAGGAAAAAATCAATTAAAATATACTTTGGAAAATATAAGCTACTATTTTAAACCAGATATTGAAGATTTTCTGCAGCAAGTTATAAAGAGAGGAAAGACGGAAGAAATGGAGTTCATATTAGATGAACAAATAAGAAATTTCCTTTCTGAAAGAAATAGAGTTTCTGTATGTGTTTGGGCTGTAAGAAACTGTAGGATTGATTTATGTGAAGAGTGGCTGTCCGAAATAGATGATAAACAATTTGAATATATTTCTAAAAAATGGTATCATCAAAAATATACGGAAATAGGAAAGAAAAAAGAAAGATTCAAAATAATTACTGATATTATGTATATTCTTACATATGTATCTAAAGACTCATTTATTGCGTTGAAGAACAAGGCTTTAGAGAAGAGTGAATTTAAAAATGATAGAAGTGATAGCATTGTTGCTGAAAATTTACTAGTGTCGGTAAATCAAATTGCATATATGGAACAATGTATTTTGTTTGAATGTATGCAAAAAATAAAAGTGGAAGATTTTGAAGCATTGCTGGATATCATTTTAGATGATAGATATTACAATGGTTGTTTTAGCATTGATACAACTTCTTATAGAAAAAAAGTGTTAGAAAGTATTATTCGAATAATAGATAATCTTCCTCATGTGTTTCAAGAATCTTTAGAAAAAAGTTTGTGCATAAAGGCAGAAACATATTCAGAAATTGCACTTTTGGAAGTATATTGGCGATATCTAGTAGCAAAGGGAAAAGGAGCCTATATAGAGTTATTTTTCGATGCTTGGATGAATTCTGATGGTAAGATATGGAAAGAAGAGTTGTCTGAGCGAGATTATATTTCCAATGTATTATTAAAAATAGCAAAGGAGATGGGGTGGGAAGAAAGAATAAAAAAAGCTACTGCATTAATAAATGCAAGAAGTATTGGTTATGTTGGGCGTAAGGATTATAGTCTTTTTAATCCGTTGCAGTGGTTTGAGAGAACTTCCAAAGAAAAAAAAGAAATTTGGAAGGAGCAAGGAAGCCTTTTAATGAATATTTCTGAATATGCATCAAGAATTGGAGATAATAGAGCTTTTGTCCAAATAGATAATGCAGTGTCTACTGCGGCAGCAAATATGAGCTTAGATAGTTTTTTTCAATTTTCCCAAATGATTAAATTTATTAAAGACAATTGGATAGAAGTTGTGTTTGATGGGATTATATCTGCATTGGAAAACTGCTTTTTTTCTGAAGAAGAACTTGTACAGATATGGGAAAAAACAGTTAACTATTTCCCAATAGATGAGCAGGCAAATTTCTATGACGTCCATAATACTAAGCATAAAATTTACTGTGCTGATGTTCATAAGGCACTTTCTTTGTGTATTTATAGATTAGGGTATTCTGAACTAGAGAAAAGGATGGAACAAATAGCGCCTTGTGAGTATACTCAAAAAAGATTAGGAAGATCAGAGCATAATCATATTATTCCAAAGCGATGGTATGAGTCAGGATATTATGATAATGTGAAGTCGTTTCTTGAAAGTGTGATTGAAATGGATTGTGATGAAATGTTTGAATATATAGAAGAAAAATTTGAACAAAGTGATTTTTCATGGGACTACATAGAATATTTTATTCAGACAGCACAGAGAGTGGATTCGTATAGTATCATTAGGCATAAGAAACAAATTATGAATATGCTAAAGAAAAGAAAGTCAGAGCAATTAGATTATGACGGAGTAAATAGGCTGTACAATGTATTATTTCCGTATCTGACAGAAGATGAAGTAGAAAAAATATTGCAGGATATACTTACTGTATATTATCATCGCATAGAAAAAGGATGGTCATCTGCTGACTATGGATTGATGACAGACTTGGAGAATTTTACATTTGCATTATTTTCACGTTATGATACAGAAGATAATATTTGGGGGTTACAAGAGATTTTAAAAATGCACTGTATGTGGCTAAATGGTACAGATACTTTAGAAATAGAAAACATATATAAAGTTGGTGCAGAAGAACATATTAATGGATGGTCAGATTTCTGGAATAAACTAGAGATAAATGAAAATCCTTTGAATTTTTAA
- a CDS encoding nucleotidyltransferase domain-containing protein: protein MLMTIQTLLTDYLAEIQKIYGLHLKSVILYGSYARGDYTPESDVDIMILVDLPDDEIDQYADELAEVGFEYNVAHDIWMMPVVRNQDHFNHWVKACPFYENVQKEGVKLYEAV, encoded by the coding sequence ATGCTAATGACGATTCAAACATTACTTACAGATTATCTGGCTGAAATTCAGAAAATATATGGTTTGCACTTGAAAAGCGTCATTCTGTACGGGTCTTATGCCAGAGGCGATTATACGCCGGAGTCAGATGTGGATATTATGATTCTAGTAGATCTACCAGATGATGAGATTGATCAATATGCGGATGAACTTGCCGAGGTAGGATTTGAGTATAATGTTGCACATGATATTTGGATGATGCCTGTGGTGAGAAATCAGGATCATTTTAATCATTGGGTAAAAGCCTGTCCTTTTTACGAAAATGTTCAGAAGGAAGGTGTGAAGCTTTATGAAGCCGTCTGA
- a CDS encoding IS110 family transposase, whose protein sequence is MKDLLEISCGLDVHKEKIVACILTGPLGKPTRSEIREFSTLIPDMIALRNWIVSKNCHHVAMESTGIYWMPIYEILEDAFSGDITLLVVNARHMKNVPGKKTDMRDSEWISTLLRAGLLNGSFIPEKRIREFRDLNRYRKSVIRDITSQKNRIEKFLQSSGFRLSSFISDIFGASGRNIILHLVEHGQIDKTALDSCLKTKTRNRIDEILMSVNGTLSEHQKAFLRILMTHYDSLKKHLAEIETSLEEDMAPFALQVEQLNSIYGISTTASCAIIAEIGIDMKPFKTAEHICSWAGLCPGNNESAGKRKSTSVTKGNPYIKSMLCEIAWVIAGKRNTYLSAWYWRIKQKKGAKKAIVALARKLLVIIYTMLKQGTLFDESCFETRRKHCEQKQLSRYIRELEKHGYHVEAQS, encoded by the coding sequence ATGAAAGACCTTCTGGAAATTTCCTGTGGACTGGATGTCCACAAAGAAAAAATTGTTGCATGTATCCTGACTGGTCCTCTGGGCAAGCCAACCCGTTCTGAAATCCGTGAGTTTTCTACATTGATTCCGGATATGATAGCATTACGGAATTGGATCGTTTCTAAAAACTGCCATCATGTAGCTATGGAAAGCACCGGTATCTATTGGATGCCGATTTATGAAATACTGGAGGATGCTTTCTCTGGTGACATTACCCTGCTTGTTGTAAATGCACGCCATATGAAAAATGTTCCTGGCAAAAAGACCGATATGCGGGATTCCGAATGGATTTCCACCTTGCTTCGCGCCGGACTTTTGAACGGAAGTTTTATTCCCGAAAAAAGGATTCGGGAATTCCGCGATCTAAATCGTTACCGTAAGAGTGTCATCCGCGATATTACGTCACAGAAGAACAGGATTGAGAAATTTTTACAAAGTTCCGGCTTCCGTCTATCATCCTTTATTTCTGATATTTTTGGCGCTTCGGGTAGAAACATCATTCTGCATTTAGTTGAACATGGGCAGATTGATAAAACTGCTTTAGATTCTTGTCTCAAAACCAAGACCAGAAACCGTATTGATGAAATTCTCATGTCCGTGAACGGAACACTGTCAGAACACCAAAAGGCATTTTTAAGGATTCTCATGACTCATTATGATTCTTTAAAGAAACATCTTGCTGAAATTGAAACGAGTCTCGAGGAAGATATGGCTCCATTTGCCCTGCAGGTTGAGCAGTTGAATAGCATCTATGGAATAAGCACAACTGCTTCCTGTGCAATTATTGCTGAAATCGGTATTGATATGAAGCCGTTTAAAACTGCGGAACACATCTGCTCATGGGCCGGTTTGTGCCCAGGTAATAACGAAAGTGCTGGAAAACGAAAAAGCACCTCTGTCACAAAAGGCAATCCTTACATAAAAAGTATGCTCTGCGAAATTGCCTGGGTGATTGCAGGGAAACGCAACACTTATCTTTCGGCATGGTACTGGAGAATCAAACAGAAAAAAGGAGCCAAAAAAGCGATTGTCGCACTTGCCCGAAAACTTCTTGTCATCATCTACACAATGTTAAAACAAGGAACTCTATTTGACGAATCCTGTTTTGAAACAAGACGTAAGCACTGTGAACAAAAACAGCTTTCTCGTTATATACGGGAATTGGAAAAACATGGTTATCATGTGGAAGCTCAAAGCTAG
- a CDS encoding ParM/StbA family protein, producing the protein MFMMPIDTGNKAIKTENFEFNSGITMLADVPGENEEALMYQGRYYRLSHERNVYLPDKTMDDRYYLLTLFAIAKELEEMSHSKSFIPGELISMDLVVGLPPLYYRGQYKKFREYFYRDGKIVHFVYMGKSYRVTFSNVFVHMQTYAAYLYMAKELKLSTYPKVLMIDIGGFTMDYMLLEKGMILWNYTDSTGKGVISMYQRVNKGIREKFDLDLKENDIDSILKGENCMYGEPIRKRVEEIVTEHVEEMLGMFRECGIDLRSSMTIFVGGGSILLSKIIEDVWKHYDGEYYVVNDSKVNVRGYRKKYLFDIGMQ; encoded by the coding sequence ATGTTTATGATGCCGATTGACACAGGAAACAAAGCAATCAAGACAGAGAATTTTGAATTTAATTCAGGGATCACAATGCTGGCGGACGTTCCAGGAGAAAATGAAGAAGCTTTAATGTATCAGGGCAGATATTACCGATTGAGCCATGAGAGAAATGTATATCTGCCGGATAAGACGATGGATGATCGCTATTATCTGCTGACGCTTTTTGCGATTGCAAAAGAGTTGGAAGAAATGAGCCATTCAAAATCATTTATACCGGGAGAACTAATAAGCATGGACCTTGTTGTAGGACTTCCACCCTTGTATTATCGAGGACAATACAAGAAGTTCCGAGAATACTTTTACCGGGATGGGAAAATCGTTCACTTTGTATATATGGGAAAATCATACCGAGTGACTTTTTCAAACGTATTTGTTCATATGCAGACGTATGCCGCATACTTGTATATGGCAAAAGAATTAAAATTATCCACTTATCCGAAAGTGTTGATGATTGATATTGGTGGATTTACGATGGATTATATGTTGCTGGAAAAAGGCATGATTTTGTGGAATTATACAGATTCAACCGGAAAAGGTGTGATATCCATGTATCAGAGGGTGAATAAAGGAATTCGTGAAAAGTTTGATTTGGATTTGAAGGAAAACGATATTGATTCCATTTTGAAGGGCGAAAACTGTATGTATGGTGAACCAATCCGAAAGCGTGTAGAAGAAATCGTTACCGAGCACGTAGAAGAAATGTTGGGAATGTTCCGGGAGTGTGGCATTGATTTACGTTCGTCGATGACAATTTTCGTGGGCGGAGGTTCGATTCTTCTATCCAAGATTATTGAAGATGTGTGGAAGCACTATGACGGAGAATACTATGTTGTAAATGATTCCAAGGTCAATGTACGGGGGTATCGGAAAAAATATCTGTTTGATATAGGGATGCAGTAA
- the lepB gene encoding signal peptidase I produces the protein MFQNFFSIVYLSGESMEPTLQNGNALLLKKWGVPQKGDIVTAYIDELDYTVVKRILAAEGDTVNIDESGVYVNGKWAAESVKNGQNNIDFRVSANEYFLIGDNIADSLDSRSFGCVGRSAIRGILIKKLF, from the coding sequence GTGTTCCAGAACTTTTTTTCTATCGTTTATTTGAGTGGAGAGTCTATGGAGCCAACACTCCAAAATGGAAATGCATTATTATTAAAAAAGTGGGGTGTTCCACAAAAAGGAGATATTGTTACTGCATATATAGATGAATTGGATTATACAGTAGTAAAAAGAATACTGGCAGCAGAGGGTGATACTGTCAACATTGATGAAAGCGGGGTATATGTCAATGGGAAATGGGCAGCAGAGTCTGTCAAGAATGGGCAGAATAATATAGATTTTCGAGTGTCCGCAAATGAGTATTTTTTAATAGGAGACAACATAGCAGATTCCTTGGATTCACGTTCTTTTGGATGTGTTGGAAGAAGTGCAATCCGGGGAATTTTGATTAAAAAGTTATTTTAG
- a CDS encoding zinc ribbon domain-containing protein, whose product MRTNRIYGLCALQLIGLGVQVINRMAGNFIIFICSAGIILYAVKLDIEQRKFKICPKCKMKIPKKTRICPECGYQYGPSVREEELTDMIEHRRDEEEAYSEDRIDCDFEKIEEVAVDTFTLFDGDIQEFLDGREDTEEILTVKQENTGKM is encoded by the coding sequence ATGAGAACGAATAGGATTTACGGATTGTGTGCGTTACAGCTTATAGGACTTGGGGTTCAGGTAATCAATAGGATGGCTGGAAATTTTATTATTTTTATATGTAGCGCAGGAATCATTTTATATGCGGTAAAGTTGGATATCGAACAGCGTAAATTTAAGATTTGTCCGAAATGTAAGATGAAAATACCGAAAAAAACACGTATCTGTCCGGAATGCGGATATCAGTACGGACCATCCGTAAGAGAAGAGGAATTAACAGATATGATTGAGCATAGGCGTGATGAAGAGGAAGCATACAGTGAGGATCGGATTGATTGTGATTTTGAAAAGATTGAGGAAGTAGCAGTAGATACATTTACTTTATTTGACGGTGATATTCAGGAGTTTTTGGATGGGAGAGAGGATACCGAGGAAATATTGACCGTTAAGCAGGAAAATACTGGTAAAATGTAA
- a CDS encoding sigma-70 family RNA polymerase sigma factor, with product MNKYDSDLKTQFSAYVKQSVLNAKGHYLKKKCRIECIETSYADGLIVPGQNTEDLLREIELLSGKIFNGITEIRILLEQIEDAQLFHAIITLTEEQKKVILLRIFYEKTFREIGRILEMSEKKAENTYYNALKKMRKLLRGDKYGI from the coding sequence ATGAATAAATATGATAGCGATTTAAAAACACAGTTTAGTGCGTATGTGAAACAGTCAGTTTTGAATGCAAAAGGACACTACCTGAAGAAAAAATGCAGGATTGAATGTATAGAGACAAGCTATGCAGATGGGTTGATTGTTCCAGGACAGAATACAGAAGATTTACTGCGAGAAATAGAATTGTTGTCTGGAAAAATATTTAATGGAATTACGGAGATCAGAATACTGTTGGAACAAATAGAGGATGCACAGCTATTTCATGCGATTATTACCTTGACGGAAGAACAGAAAAAGGTAATTTTGCTCCGTATATTTTACGAAAAAACATTCCGGGAAATTGGAAGGATTCTGGAGATGTCTGAAAAAAAGGCGGAGAATACATATTATAACGCTTTGAAAAAGATGCGGAAATTACTAAGGGGTGATAAATATGGAATTTGA
- a CDS encoding helix-turn-helix domain-containing protein, translated as MEFEELLQYARTYDKKAMMDIIEMYRPLLISQAIINEKFDEDLYQELVYTMLLCILKFPYIPTKWE; from the coding sequence ATGGAATTTGAAGAACTTTTACAGTATGCAAGAACGTATGATAAAAAGGCAATGATGGATATTATTGAAATGTATCGCCCTTTGCTGATCAGTCAGGCGATTATAAATGAAAAATTCGACGAAGATCTGTATCAGGAATTGGTTTATACGATGCTTTTATGTATTTTAAAATTTCCATATATCCCTACAAAATGGGAATAA